The proteins below are encoded in one region of Maribacter aestuarii:
- a CDS encoding RNA polymerase sigma factor — protein MPADNQNVCEEQVYSSIFSAHSKTIFNYIFYKFGNEEKANDAVQEAFVKLWENCAKVTPEKAKSFLYTVANNLYLNVIKAEKVRLKYADKTLKTTNESPEFLMEENQFKEKLDKALNDLPDNQRTTFLLNRIDGKKYAEIAEMEGVSVKAIEKRMHLALKSLRERIDGI, from the coding sequence ATGCCAGCCGACAACCAAAACGTTTGCGAGGAACAAGTATACAGTAGTATCTTTTCAGCGCACTCAAAAACCATTTTCAACTATATTTTCTATAAGTTCGGTAACGAAGAAAAAGCGAACGATGCCGTGCAGGAAGCTTTTGTAAAGCTCTGGGAGAACTGCGCGAAGGTTACCCCGGAAAAAGCAAAATCCTTTTTATATACTGTTGCGAACAATCTTTATTTAAATGTTATAAAGGCAGAAAAAGTCCGATTAAAATATGCAGACAAAACGTTAAAAACCACGAACGAATCCCCAGAGTTTTTAATGGAGGAAAACCAGTTCAAGGAGAAATTGGACAAAGCCCTAAATGATTTACCAGATAACCAGCGCACTACTTTTTTGTTAAATCGAATCGACGGAAAAAAATATGCTGAAATAGCTGAAATGGAAGGTGTAAGTGTTAAGGCCATTGAAAAAAGAATGCATTTGGCACTTAAGAGCTTAAGGGAACGGATTGATGGAATTTAA
- the ffh gene encoding signal recognition particle protein codes for MFDNLSEKLDKALHVLKGHGQITEINVAETTKEVRRALLDADVNFKIAKEFTNRVKEKALGQNVLTTLQPGQLMVKIVKDELTQLMGGESEGINLSGNPSIILMSGLQGSGKTTFSGKLANFLKTKKSKNPLLVACDVYRPAAIDQLHIVGEQINVPVYSDRENTDPVAIAKAGIAQAKAQGNNVVIIDTAGRLAVDEKMMAEISEIHKAIEPQETLFVVDSMTGQDAVNTAKAFNDILNFDGVILTKLDGDTRGGAAISIKSVVDKPIKFIGTGEKMEAIDVFYPDRMADRILGMGDVISLVERAQEQFDEEEARKIQKKIAKNKFGFDDFLSQIQQIKKMGNMKDLMGMIPGAGKALKGLDIDDDAFKHIEAIIHSMTPDERSTPAKLDASRKKRIAKGSGRDVKEVNQLLKQFDQMSKMMKMMQGGGGKKMMQMMQNMK; via the coding sequence ATGTTTGATAATTTAAGCGAGAAGCTAGATAAAGCCCTCCACGTCCTAAAGGGACATGGGCAGATTACAGAGATAAATGTAGCGGAGACTACCAAAGAGGTGCGAAGGGCATTGTTGGATGCAGATGTCAACTTTAAGATTGCCAAGGAATTTACCAATAGGGTTAAAGAAAAAGCGCTGGGTCAAAATGTATTGACGACCTTGCAACCCGGTCAATTAATGGTCAAAATCGTTAAGGACGAGCTGACCCAATTAATGGGCGGAGAGTCGGAAGGTATTAATCTTTCTGGTAATCCATCTATAATATTAATGTCCGGGCTCCAAGGTTCCGGTAAAACCACCTTTTCGGGTAAGCTTGCCAATTTCCTAAAAACGAAAAAATCCAAAAACCCTTTGTTGGTGGCCTGTGATGTTTACAGACCTGCGGCCATAGATCAGTTACATATAGTCGGTGAGCAAATTAATGTTCCCGTATATTCCGACCGGGAGAATACTGATCCGGTAGCCATCGCTAAAGCTGGAATTGCACAAGCAAAAGCTCAAGGTAATAATGTGGTCATCATAGATACTGCAGGTCGTTTGGCAGTGGATGAAAAAATGATGGCGGAAATATCCGAAATCCATAAAGCCATAGAGCCGCAAGAGACTCTGTTTGTAGTGGATTCCATGACGGGTCAAGATGCCGTTAATACAGCCAAGGCATTTAACGATATCCTAAATTTTGATGGGGTCATATTAACCAAATTGGATGGTGATACCCGAGGTGGTGCTGCCATATCCATTAAATCGGTTGTGGATAAGCCCATAAAATTCATTGGTACCGGGGAGAAGATGGAGGCCATAGATGTATTTTATCCCGACCGTATGGCGGACCGTATTTTGGGTATGGGAGATGTTATTTCTCTCGTGGAACGTGCCCAGGAACAGTTTGACGAGGAAGAGGCCCGCAAAATCCAAAAGAAAATTGCCAAGAATAAGTTTGGTTTTGATGACTTCTTAAGTCAGATACAGCAAATTAAAAAAATGGGGAACATGAAGGACCTCATGGGTATGATTCCCGGGGCTGGTAAGGCCCTTAAAGGGTTGGATATAGATGATGATGCGTTTAAACATATTGAGGCGATTATACATTCCATGACCCCGGACGAGCGATCTACGCCCGCCAAGCTGGATGCAAGTCGTAAAAAAAGGATTGCCAAGGGCAGCGGTAGGGATGTTAAAGAAGTTAATCAGCTGCTGAAACAGTTTGATCAAATGAGCAAGATGATGAAAATGATGCAAGGTGGCGGAGGTAAAAAAATGATGCAGATGATGCAGAATATGAAGTGA
- a CDS encoding bifunctional 5,10-methylenetetrahydrofolate dehydrogenase/5,10-methenyltetrahydrofolate cyclohydrolase, with the protein MEILDGKKVSNDIKQEIAAEVAKMRERGEKVPHLAAIIVGNDGASLTYVGSKVRSCERVGFESTLVKMPSTTSEQELLKKIHELNEDDNIDGFIVQLPLPEQIDTQKVIMAVHPDKDVDGFHPTNFGKMALDMSTFIPATPFGILELLERYNVDTKGKHTVVIGRSHIVGRPMSILMGRKGWPGNSTVTLTHSHTKNITQIISQADIVISALGVPNFLKAEMVKDDAVVIDVGITRVPDDSRERGYYITGDVDFENVSKKASFITPVPGGVGPMTIAMLLKNTLLARERHRNKE; encoded by the coding sequence ATGGAAATTCTTGACGGGAAAAAAGTATCGAACGATATAAAGCAAGAGATAGCGGCGGAAGTGGCAAAAATGAGGGAGCGAGGGGAGAAGGTGCCTCATTTAGCGGCTATAATTGTAGGGAACGATGGTGCTAGCTTAACCTATGTAGGTAGTAAGGTACGTTCCTGTGAACGGGTTGGTTTTGAGTCTACGCTGGTAAAGATGCCCAGTACCACTTCAGAGCAAGAATTATTGAAAAAGATCCACGAACTTAATGAGGATGATAACATCGATGGTTTTATCGTACAACTTCCATTACCGGAACAAATAGATACCCAAAAAGTTATAATGGCCGTGCATCCTGATAAAGATGTTGACGGTTTTCACCCCACCAACTTTGGTAAGATGGCATTGGATATGAGTACGTTCATTCCAGCCACTCCTTTTGGTATTTTAGAGCTTTTGGAGCGCTATAATGTGGATACAAAAGGAAAACACACCGTGGTAATAGGTCGTAGCCACATTGTAGGGAGACCCATGAGTATTTTAATGGGGCGAAAAGGATGGCCAGGAAACTCCACAGTAACTTTAACACATAGCCATACCAAAAACATTACTCAGATTATTTCTCAGGCAGATATTGTTATTTCTGCTTTAGGAGTTCCAAATTTCCTTAAAGCAGAAATGGTAAAGGACGATGCCGTGGTAATAGATGTAGGCATTACTCGTGTCCCAGATGATTCGCGTGAAAGGGGCTATTATATTACTGGGGATGTGGATTTTGAAAATGTAAGCAAGAAAGCCTCCTTTATTACTCCAGTTCCTGGAGGAGTAGGGCCTATGACCATAGCCATGTTGTTGAAAAATACTTTACTGGCAAGAGAACGACACAGAAATAAAGAATAA
- a CDS encoding M13 family metallopeptidase N-terminal domain-containing protein encodes MNKTRIFKIGILSTILVVSSCKTEKEETAEKELTSGILTEYMDTSVNPGDDFTAYVNGTWVKNTEIPADKSSYGVGYIVHEESEDNVKKIIEESASGDFEKGSDEQKVGDLYKSFMDMEKRNELGVAPLQPEFEKIESIKNYDELATYFAYANKYGINSPLGLFVYQDFKDPTIYTVYTWQAGLGLPDREYYLKEDERSKEIRSKYVAHIETMFDLAGLPNGAQSAEKILDLETKIASKHLEKEKTRDLVGLYNMFPVDTLSNIMPKFNWTNFLSEAGLANQDKLGVLMLDYTKALDKIISSTDLNIWKTYLKWSVLDANASRLSESLDNQNWEFFSKELRGTQEQRPMWRRGVSTVNGTLGEVVGKVYVKRHFSARGQGTYGDPCK; translated from the coding sequence ATGAACAAAACAAGAATTTTTAAAATTGGTATACTTTCTACTATTCTGGTAGTATCGTCATGTAAAACGGAGAAAGAGGAAACCGCTGAGAAGGAGTTGACTTCCGGAATACTCACGGAGTATATGGACACCTCTGTAAATCCCGGAGATGACTTTACGGCTTACGTAAATGGTACATGGGTAAAGAACACAGAGATACCTGCCGACAAATCTTCGTATGGGGTAGGATATATAGTCCATGAAGAATCCGAGGACAATGTAAAAAAGATTATTGAAGAGTCGGCTTCTGGCGATTTCGAAAAGGGATCGGACGAACAGAAGGTTGGTGACCTTTACAAATCTTTCATGGACATGGAGAAAAGAAATGAATTGGGTGTTGCCCCGTTGCAACCTGAATTTGAAAAAATAGAATCGATTAAGAATTACGATGAACTGGCCACTTATTTTGCTTATGCTAACAAGTATGGCATTAATAGTCCCTTAGGACTGTTTGTTTATCAAGATTTTAAAGATCCAACCATCTACACCGTTTATACTTGGCAAGCGGGATTGGGATTGCCGGATAGGGAATATTATTTAAAGGAAGACGAGCGATCCAAGGAAATTAGGTCCAAATATGTTGCACATATAGAGACAATGTTCGATTTAGCAGGACTACCCAATGGCGCTCAATCTGCAGAAAAAATATTGGATTTGGAAACAAAAATTGCTTCCAAACACCTGGAAAAAGAAAAAACAAGGGATTTGGTAGGGTTGTACAATATGTTTCCCGTTGATACCTTGTCCAACATAATGCCGAAATTTAATTGGACCAATTTTCTTTCTGAGGCCGGATTGGCCAATCAAGACAAGTTAGGGGTCTTAATGCTGGATTACACCAAAGCTTTGGATAAAATCATTTCTTCAACGGATTTGAATATTTGGAAGACCTATTTGAAATGGAGTGTTTTGGATGCCAATGCATCACGCTTATCCGAATCTTTGGACAATCAGAATTGGGAATTTTTCAGTAAGGAATTAAGAGGAACCCAAGAGCAGCGTCCCATGTGGAGAAGAGGAGTGTCTACGGTGAATGGAACTTTGGGAGAGGTTGTGGGCAAGGTATATGTAAAAAGGCATTTTTCCGCCAGAGGCCAAGGAACATATGGAGACCCTTGTAAATAA
- a CDS encoding M13 family metallopeptidase produces METLVNNLLKAYEVSIKELDWMSEETKNEALDKLSKFTPKIGYPDKWKAYDLDIEPDDLYGNLRRSSLMEYNRELAKLGQPIDKDEWGMTPQTVNAYYNPTMNEIVFPAAILQPPFFDLNAEDAVNYGAIGAVIGHEIGHGFDDMGSTFDGDGAMRNWWTDADKEEFKKRTGALVEQYNGFEVLPEVNVNGEFTLGENIGDLGGLSIALKAYKMSLGDEEAPVMDGFTGDQRVFIGYAQAWRNKMRDEALRVQINTDPHSPADLRVNGIVRNVPEFYSAFDVKETDSLYLAPEERVKIW; encoded by the coding sequence ATGGAGACCCTTGTAAATAACTTACTTAAGGCTTATGAAGTAAGTATTAAGGAATTGGACTGGATGAGCGAAGAAACCAAAAACGAAGCCTTGGATAAGTTAAGTAAGTTTACCCCAAAGATTGGATATCCCGATAAATGGAAAGCCTACGATTTGGACATAGAGCCCGACGACCTTTATGGGAACCTACGCAGGTCTAGCTTAATGGAATATAACAGGGAACTAGCTAAACTTGGTCAACCTATAGATAAGGATGAATGGGGCATGACACCGCAGACGGTTAATGCCTATTATAATCCTACCATGAACGAAATTGTATTTCCTGCGGCAATATTACAACCTCCATTTTTCGATTTAAATGCAGAAGATGCGGTAAATTATGGAGCTATCGGAGCTGTAATCGGACATGAAATTGGACACGGATTCGATGATATGGGTAGTACATTCGATGGTGACGGTGCCATGCGCAACTGGTGGACCGATGCCGATAAGGAAGAGTTTAAAAAGCGTACTGGGGCATTGGTAGAGCAGTATAATGGATTTGAAGTATTACCTGAAGTAAATGTAAACGGAGAATTCACCTTAGGTGAAAATATAGGCGACCTAGGAGGGCTGAGTATCGCACTCAAGGCCTATAAAATGTCTTTAGGAGATGAGGAAGCTCCCGTAATGGATGGTTTTACTGGAGATCAGCGGGTATTTATTGGATATGCACAAGCATGGAGGAATAAGATGCGAGACGAAGCCTTACGCGTTCAAATTAATACAGATCCACATTCTCCGGCGGATTTACGGGTAAACGGTATCGTAAGAAATGTGCCGGAGTTCTATAGTGCCTTTGATGTTAAGGAGACAGATTCACTTTATTTGGCTCCGGAAGAACGGGTCAAGATTTGGTAG